The Streptomyces sp. SS1-1 genome has a segment encoding these proteins:
- a CDS encoding STAS domain-containing protein: MNTASDDSDFHLETALDASGDAHIRITGDLDWDSADDLTEAARALLRADPAPARLHLDCARLTLCDSLGLASLLMIHRGCADAEVPLRLDNRPALLRRLLDMTGTAFLFDEATGTEAPGASGETGAASPPPPPPPT, from the coding sequence ATGAACACCGCATCCGACGACAGCGACTTCCACCTGGAGACGGCCCTGGACGCCTCCGGGGACGCGCACATCCGCATCACCGGCGACCTCGACTGGGACAGCGCCGACGACCTCACCGAGGCGGCGCGCGCGCTGCTCCGCGCCGACCCGGCGCCCGCGCGGCTGCACCTGGACTGCGCGCGGCTGACCCTGTGCGACTCGCTCGGTCTGGCCTCGCTGCTCATGATCCACCGCGGCTGCGCCGACGCGGAGGTCCCGTTGCGCCTGGACAACCGGCCCGCCCTGCTGCGGCGCCTGCTGGACATGACCGGCACGGCCTTCCTCTTCGACGAGGCCACCGGCACCGAGGCACCCGGCGCGTCCGGCGAGACCGGCGCGGCGTCCCCTCCCCCACCGCCGCCCCCGACCTGA
- a CDS encoding B12-binding domain-containing protein — protein MTDMTTAQEDGTLERAREELWQAVCARDEDAAAKAVFAALDDGADPEAVLLDVIAYTQREVGRAWAENRFSVAQEHSATAIHERIIAAMAHRVPAPATETPTTTVTVACVDGEWHALPARLLAEVLRLRGHRVDFLGAQVPTPHLIAHLHATAPTAVALSSSLPLRLPAAHSAITAVQAIGIPVVAGGAAFGIDGRYARLLGADAWAPDARSAAGLLERGLPRPAGGAVRQSVEDLPHLVDQEYTLVTRARRQLVRNTLAGLEERLPAMRAYSEAQRERTAEDVMHIVEFLTCSLYTDDSSLFTGFLDWTADILEARQVPARVLDPALVLLQEELKDFPRTLGLLDQGRDTLRRRDTRPSVPGPGAPA, from the coding sequence ATGACCGACATGACGACCGCGCAGGAGGACGGGACGCTCGAGCGGGCCCGTGAGGAGCTGTGGCAGGCGGTGTGCGCCCGGGACGAGGACGCCGCCGCCAAGGCGGTGTTCGCCGCGCTGGACGACGGCGCCGACCCGGAGGCCGTCCTGCTCGACGTCATCGCGTACACCCAGCGGGAGGTCGGCCGCGCCTGGGCGGAGAACCGTTTCTCGGTCGCCCAGGAGCACTCCGCCACCGCGATCCACGAGCGGATCATCGCCGCCATGGCGCACCGCGTCCCGGCGCCGGCCACCGAGACCCCCACGACCACCGTGACCGTGGCCTGCGTGGACGGCGAATGGCACGCCCTGCCGGCCCGGCTGCTGGCGGAGGTGCTGCGGCTGCGCGGCCACCGGGTGGACTTCCTCGGCGCCCAGGTGCCGACTCCGCACCTCATCGCCCATCTGCACGCGACCGCGCCGACCGCGGTGGCCCTGTCGTCCTCGCTGCCTCTGCGGCTGCCGGCCGCGCACAGCGCGATCACCGCCGTGCAGGCCATCGGCATCCCGGTCGTCGCCGGGGGCGCCGCCTTCGGAATCGACGGCCGCTACGCCCGGCTGCTCGGCGCCGACGCCTGGGCCCCGGACGCCCGGTCCGCCGCCGGCCTGCTGGAACGCGGGCTGCCCCGCCCGGCCGGCGGCGCCGTCCGGCAGAGCGTCGAGGACCTGCCCCACCTGGTCGACCAGGAGTACACGCTGGTCACCCGCGCCAGACGGCAGCTCGTCCGGAACACCCTGGCGGGGCTGGAGGAACGGCTGCCCGCGATGCGCGCCTACAGCGAGGCCCAGCGCGAGCGCACCGCCGAGGACGTGATGCACATCGTCGAGTTCCTCACCTGCTCCCTGTACACCGACGACAGCAGCCTGTTCACCGGCTTCCTCGACTGGACGGCCGACATCCTGGAGGCCCGCCAGGTGCCCGCGCGCGTGCTGGACCCCGCCCTGGTGCTGCTCCAGGAGGAGCTCAAGGACTTCCCCCGTACGCTCGGACTCCTCGACCAGGGACGCGACACGCTGCGCCGGCGTGACACCCGTCCCTCCGTACCCGGACCCGGCGCACCCGCATGA
- a CDS encoding SpoIIE family protein phosphatase: MVRVEGSSPPGQELLSSVGAAWTRAPYPSLVVDATGTLVEVNAQAARLFPAAGRGVPLAEAAPDWLAEGHRRAVKAGEAASGPVRGRHGQRTLEAHATPGAGGEVVWWLVDDTHRELAEAALKEEQERTGFLAEASNRLLASLNTERCMEVAVELATQYLADAAVLVAPATGRRHPLSLCAGGRVAHRTLRVDPAEVPGLKEALQGFPPVPSRWIDPSALPEWALPDGFTGPVGSVVVTPLPGHGVPAGALILLRRSDNAAFDASEEIFARVFAARAGAALSAARLYMEQSSITATLMEDLLPPLLRRVHGVEFAGSYRAAQDTERVGGDFYDVHPGAGPGEQSLAVLGDVCGKGLEAAVLTGKIRSTLQALLPLAGDHQHLLRLLNGTLLNSRHTRFATLVLASVLRRENTTHLWLTSAGHPLPLIVRQDGTVEEAPTSGTLIGVLPDVKSVTAEVDLRPGETCLLYTDGVTEARGGPLGDVMFGDERLKDALAECAGMPAEAVVERIHMLVAEWIGDNRHDDIAVMAITAPRTTHLTAVDGHTAGRYTA; encoded by the coding sequence ATGGTGCGTGTCGAAGGCTCCTCGCCCCCGGGGCAGGAGCTCTTGTCGTCCGTGGGTGCCGCGTGGACGCGGGCGCCCTACCCCTCCCTGGTCGTGGACGCGACCGGAACCCTGGTGGAGGTCAACGCGCAGGCCGCCCGGCTCTTCCCGGCGGCCGGACGCGGTGTGCCCCTCGCCGAGGCGGCCCCGGACTGGCTCGCGGAGGGCCACCGGCGGGCCGTCAAGGCCGGGGAGGCCGCGTCCGGGCCCGTACGCGGCCGGCACGGGCAGCGGACGCTGGAGGCGCACGCCACGCCCGGCGCGGGCGGCGAGGTCGTGTGGTGGCTCGTCGACGACACCCACCGGGAGCTCGCGGAGGCCGCCCTCAAGGAGGAGCAGGAGCGCACCGGTTTCCTCGCGGAGGCCTCCAACCGGCTGCTGGCGTCGCTGAACACCGAGCGGTGCATGGAGGTCGCGGTCGAACTGGCGACGCAGTACCTGGCCGACGCGGCCGTCCTCGTCGCGCCCGCCACCGGACGCCGCCACCCCCTGTCCCTCTGCGCGGGTGGCCGGGTCGCGCACCGGACGCTGCGGGTCGACCCCGCCGAGGTCCCGGGCCTCAAGGAGGCCCTGCAGGGCTTCCCGCCCGTGCCGTCCCGCTGGATCGACCCGTCCGCGCTGCCCGAGTGGGCGCTGCCCGACGGCTTCACCGGGCCGGTCGGCTCCGTCGTCGTGACGCCCCTGCCGGGGCACGGCGTCCCGGCGGGCGCCCTGATCCTGCTGCGGCGCAGCGACAACGCCGCCTTCGACGCCTCCGAGGAGATCTTCGCGCGGGTCTTCGCCGCCCGCGCGGGCGCCGCCCTGTCCGCGGCCCGGCTCTACATGGAGCAGAGCTCCATCACGGCCACGCTCATGGAGGACCTGCTCCCGCCGCTGCTGCGCCGCGTCCACGGCGTGGAGTTCGCCGGCAGCTACCGGGCCGCCCAGGACACCGAGCGTGTCGGCGGGGACTTCTACGACGTCCATCCGGGCGCCGGGCCCGGTGAGCAGAGCCTCGCGGTGCTGGGCGACGTGTGCGGCAAGGGCCTGGAGGCCGCCGTGCTGACCGGCAAGATCCGCAGCACGCTCCAGGCGTTGCTCCCCCTGGCCGGCGACCACCAGCATCTGCTGCGCCTGCTCAACGGCACGCTGCTCAACAGCCGCCACACCCGCTTCGCCACCCTGGTGCTCGCCTCGGTCCTGCGCCGGGAGAACACCACGCATCTGTGGCTGACCAGCGCCGGGCATCCGCTGCCGCTGATCGTCCGGCAGGACGGCACCGTCGAGGAGGCGCCGACGTCCGGCACCCTGATCGGCGTCCTGCCGGACGTGAAGTCGGTCACCGCCGAGGTGGACCTGCGTCCGGGCGAGACCTGCCTGCTGTACACCGACGGGGTCACCGAGGCCCGCGGCGGGCCGCTGGGCGACGTGATGTTCGGCGACGAACGGCTGAAGGACGCGCTGGCCGAGTGCGCCGGGATGCCGGCGGAGGCCGTCGTCGAGCGGATCCACATGCTCGTCGCCGAGTGGATCGGCGACAACCGGCACGACGACATCGCGGTGATGGCGATCACCGCTCCCCGTACGACGCATCTCACAGCCGTGGACGGCCATACGGCGGGCAGGTACACCGCATGA
- a CDS encoding EamA family transporter, whose amino-acid sequence MEANMRWVSITAIAPVAWGANYYVTHAYLPADRPLYGAALRALPAGLVLLALCRRRPRGAWWGRAAILGLLNVSVFFVLVYAASQLLPTSVASTVMAASPLAMMLIAWSLVSERPGITHLAGAATGLAGVCLMVLTGGESVSVPGVLASAAAMLVSAFGHTLTKRWSADVDVLAATAWQLTAGGVLLLPLAAAVEGGPPALSGSALLAFAFTGLVATALAFVAWFSGLRHLPAGTVGLIGLLNPVTGVLLGVAVAGEALTLQQCGGLVLVLLGVALGRPRPPAPAPAPPGRYIRAGLGTRQGRSAHGAAPAEIDGPCGGLRGSGRR is encoded by the coding sequence ATGGAAGCCAATATGCGGTGGGTGTCGATCACCGCGATCGCGCCGGTGGCCTGGGGGGCCAACTACTACGTCACGCACGCGTACCTGCCGGCCGACCGGCCGCTGTACGGGGCGGCCCTGCGGGCCCTGCCCGCGGGACTCGTGCTGCTGGCCCTGTGCCGCAGACGTCCGCGCGGGGCGTGGTGGGGGCGCGCGGCGATATTGGGCCTGCTCAACGTGAGCGTGTTCTTCGTCCTCGTGTACGCCGCCTCCCAGCTGCTGCCGACGAGCGTCGCGTCCACGGTGATGGCGGCGTCCCCGCTGGCCATGATGCTGATCGCCTGGTCCCTGGTGTCCGAGCGGCCCGGGATCACGCATCTGGCCGGTGCGGCGACCGGGCTGGCGGGGGTCTGCCTCATGGTGCTGACGGGCGGCGAGTCGGTGAGCGTGCCGGGCGTGCTCGCCTCGGCGGCGGCGATGCTGGTCTCCGCCTTCGGCCACACCCTGACGAAGCGGTGGAGCGCGGACGTCGACGTCCTCGCCGCCACCGCCTGGCAGCTCACGGCAGGTGGCGTGCTGCTGCTCCCGCTCGCCGCGGCGGTCGAGGGAGGCCCGCCCGCGCTCTCCGGGTCCGCGCTGCTCGCCTTCGCGTTCACGGGCCTGGTGGCCACCGCGCTCGCCTTCGTCGCCTGGTTCTCCGGGCTGCGTCATCTGCCGGCGGGGACCGTGGGCCTGATCGGGCTGCTCAACCCGGTCACCGGTGTGCTGCTCGGCGTCGCGGTCGCCGGGGAGGCCCTGACCCTCCAGCAGTGCGGCGGACTCGTCCTCGTCCTCCTGGGGGTCGCGCTGGGCCGCCCCCGGCCGCCCGCCCCGGCACCGGCGCCCCCGGGACGTTACATCCGGGCGGGACTGGGTACTCGACAAGGCCGCTCCGCGCACGGGGCCGCTCCGGCCGAGATTGACGGGCCGTGTGGCGGGCTGCGAGGCTCGGGGAGAAGGTGA
- a CDS encoding MarR family winged helix-turn-helix transcriptional regulator — translation MEPAESPDRVARIQAEWRRERPDLDVRPQGVIGRLHRLADRLTEELALVYGHYGLGEGEFDVLCALRRAGEPYERAPGELAAHTMVTTGAMTKRIDRLERAGLVTRRRSADDQRGRIVALTPAGRELIDRAFTDHMRNERRLLDLLSPAEADTLETLLTTWLSRLDAPRST, via the coding sequence ATGGAACCCGCTGAATCCCCGGACCGTGTCGCCCGCATCCAGGCCGAGTGGCGCCGCGAACGGCCCGACCTGGACGTCCGCCCCCAGGGCGTGATCGGCCGGCTGCACCGCCTCGCCGACCGGCTGACCGAGGAACTCGCCCTCGTCTACGGCCACTACGGGCTCGGCGAGGGCGAGTTCGACGTGCTGTGCGCACTGCGCCGCGCGGGGGAGCCCTACGAGCGGGCACCGGGCGAACTCGCCGCGCACACCATGGTCACCACCGGCGCCATGACGAAGCGCATCGACCGGCTGGAGCGCGCCGGACTCGTCACCCGCCGCCGCTCCGCCGACGACCAGCGGGGCAGGATCGTGGCGCTCACCCCCGCCGGGCGGGAACTGATCGACCGGGCGTTCACCGACCACATGCGCAACGAACGGCGGCTGCTGGACCTGCTGTCGCCCGCCGAGGCCGACACGCTGGAGACGCTCCTGACCACCTGGCTGTCCCGTCTCGACGCGCCCCGGAGCACCTGA
- a CDS encoding Dps family protein, whose protein sequence is MAKDLTPKYTVPGIEREAAGRLIDVLRLRLHALNDLHLTLKHVHWNVVGPHFIAVHQMIDPQVDRVRDMADDAAERIAALGGVAQGTPGSLVKERTWDDYSIGREDALAHLGALDLVYTGVIEDVREAIKVVGEIDPATEDLLIEHLRDLEQFQWFVRAHLENAGGTLTTARAGTETEAAEAAKR, encoded by the coding sequence ATGGCGAAGGACCTCACCCCCAAGTACACGGTGCCGGGCATCGAGCGCGAGGCGGCGGGGCGGCTCATCGACGTCCTGCGCCTGCGGCTGCACGCCCTCAACGACCTCCACCTCACCCTGAAGCACGTGCACTGGAACGTGGTGGGCCCGCACTTCATCGCCGTGCACCAGATGATCGACCCGCAGGTCGACCGGGTGCGCGACATGGCCGACGACGCGGCGGAGCGCATCGCGGCGCTCGGCGGGGTCGCGCAGGGCACGCCGGGCTCCCTGGTCAAGGAGCGCACCTGGGACGACTACTCGATCGGCCGGGAGGACGCCCTGGCGCACCTCGGTGCCCTCGACCTCGTCTACACCGGTGTGATCGAGGACGTCCGTGAGGCCATCAAGGTCGTCGGGGAGATCGACCCGGCCACGGAGGACCTGCTCATCGAGCACCTGCGGGACCTGGAGCAGTTCCAGTGGTTCGTCCGGGCCCACCTGGAGAACGCGGGCGGCACGCTGACCACGGCGCGGGCCGGTACGGAGACGGAGGCGGCGGAGGCCGCCAAGCGCTGA